One window from the genome of Helicobacter pylori encodes:
- the carB gene encoding carbamoyl-phosphate synthase large subunit, producing the protein MPKRTDISNILLIGSGPIVIGQACEFDYSGTQSCKTLKSLGYRVILINSNPATVMTDPEFSHQTYIQPITPENIAAIIKKEKIDAILPTMGGQTALNAVMQMHQKGMLEGVELLGAKIEAIKKGEDRQAFKEAMLKIGMDLPKGRYAYSELEALEAINEIGFPAIIRASFTLAGGGSGVAYNIEEFQELAKNALDASPINEILIEESLLGWKEYEMEVIRDSKDNCIIVCCIENIDPMGVHTGDSITIAPSLTLTDKEYQRMRDASFAILREIGVDTGGSNVQFAIHPETLRMVVIEMNPRVSRSSALASKATGFPIAKVATMLAVGFSLDEIKNDITNTPASFEPSLDYIVVKIPRFAFEKFAGVSSTLGTSMKSIGEVMAIGGNFLEALQKALCSLENNWLGFESLSKDLEMIKKEIRRPNFKRLLYIADAFRLGVCVDEVFELCQIDRWFLSQIQKLVKAEESINSSVLTDAKKLRGLKNLGFSDARIAAKIKENENLEVSPFEVELARMNLQIAPHFEEVDTCAAEFLSLTPYLYSTYAPNPLPPVENKQEKQEKKILIIGSGPNRIGQGIEFDYCCVHASFALKDLNIKSVMLNCNPETVSTDYDTSDTLYFEPIHFECVKSIIQRERVDGIIVHFGGQTPLKLAKDLAKMQAPIIGTPFKVIDIAEDREKFSLFLKELDIKQPKNGMAKSVDEAYSIANVIGFPIIVRPSYVLGGQHMQILENIEELHHYLESVTHALEVSPKNPLLIDKFLEKAVELDVDAICDKKEVYIAGILQHIEEAGIHSGDSACFIPSTLSPEILDEIERVSAKIALHLGVVGLLNIQFAVYENSLYLIEVNPRASRTVPFLSKALGVPLAKVATRVMVLEDLKEALKFYDKKNIVEYSKGVYKPKMPHFVALKEAVFPFNKLYGSDLILGPEMKSTGEVMGIARSLGLAFFKAQTACFNPIKNKGLIFVSIKDKDKEEACVLMKRLVQLGFELCATEGTHKALEKAGVKSLKVLKISEGRPNIMDLMMNGEISMAINTSDHKSQDDAKLIRASVLKNHVSYFTTLSAIEVLLLALEESSQKDELLALQDYLK; encoded by the coding sequence ATGCCTAAACGCACCGATATTTCCAACATTCTACTGATAGGATCAGGCCCTATTGTGATCGGGCAAGCTTGCGAATTTGACTACTCAGGGACTCAAAGTTGTAAAACCTTAAAATCTTTAGGTTATAGAGTGATTTTAATCAATTCTAACCCGGCCACCGTGATGACTGACCCTGAATTTTCTCATCAAACTTATATCCAACCCATCACTCCAGAAAATATCGCCGCTATCATCAAAAAAGAAAAGATTGACGCTATTTTACCCACAATGGGCGGGCAAACCGCTTTGAATGCGGTCATGCAGATGCATCAAAAGGGCATGTTAGAAGGCGTGGAGCTTTTAGGGGCTAAGATTGAAGCGATTAAAAAAGGCGAAGACAGGCAGGCTTTCAAAGAAGCGATGTTAAAAATCGGGATGGATTTGCCTAAAGGGCGTTACGCTTATAGCGAGTTAGAAGCCCTAGAAGCCATTAATGAAATTGGCTTTCCAGCCATTATTAGAGCGAGTTTCACGCTAGCTGGGGGAGGGAGTGGGGTCGCTTATAATATTGAAGAGTTTCAAGAATTGGCTAAAAACGCCCTAGACGCTTCGCCCATTAATGAAATTTTGATTGAAGAGTCCTTATTGGGGTGGAAAGAATACGAAATGGAAGTCATACGAGACAGCAAGGACAATTGCATCATTGTGTGCTGCATTGAAAACATTGATCCCATGGGCGTTCATACCGGCGATAGCATCACGATCGCTCCAAGCCTCACCTTAACCGATAAAGAATACCAACGCATGCGCGATGCGAGCTTTGCGATTTTGAGAGAAATTGGCGTGGATACGGGCGGGAGTAATGTGCAATTTGCGATCCACCCAGAGACTTTAAGAATGGTTGTGATTGAAATGAACCCACGAGTGAGCCGCAGCTCCGCTCTAGCTTCAAAAGCGACCGGGTTTCCTATTGCAAAAGTCGCTACCATGCTTGCGGTGGGTTTTAGCTTAGATGAAATCAAAAACGATATTACCAACACCCCGGCGAGTTTTGAGCCTAGTTTAGATTATATCGTGGTGAAAATCCCTCGCTTTGCGTTTGAAAAATTTGCCGGTGTTTCTAGCACTTTAGGGACTTCTATGAAAAGCATTGGCGAAGTGATGGCGATAGGGGGGAATTTCTTAGAAGCCCTACAAAAAGCGTTATGCTCTTTGGAAAACAATTGGCTAGGGTTTGAATCGTTAAGCAAAGATTTAGAAATGATAAAAAAGGAAATCCGCCGGCCGAATTTCAAGCGCTTGCTCTATATCGCTGATGCGTTCAGGCTTGGCGTTTGTGTTGATGAAGTGTTTGAATTATGCCAGATTGACAGGTGGTTTTTATCTCAAATCCAAAAGCTAGTCAAAGCAGAAGAAAGCATCAATTCTAGCGTTTTAACGGACGCCAAAAAATTAAGAGGGCTTAAAAATTTAGGCTTTAGCGATGCTAGGATTGCCGCTAAAATCAAAGAAAATGAAAATTTAGAGGTGAGTCCTTTTGAAGTGGAATTAGCCAGAATGAATTTGCAAATCGCGCCCCATTTTGAAGAAGTGGACACTTGCGCGGCGGAGTTTTTATCGCTCACGCCTTATTTGTATTCCACCTATGCCCCCAATCCTTTGCCCCCTGTTGAAAACAAACAAGAAAAACAAGAAAAGAAAATCCTAATCATAGGCTCTGGGCCTAATCGTATCGGTCAAGGCATTGAATTTGATTATTGTTGCGTGCATGCGAGCTTTGCTTTAAAAGATTTAAACATCAAAAGCGTCATGCTCAATTGCAACCCAGAAACCGTGAGCACGGATTATGATACAAGCGATACGCTCTATTTTGAACCCATTCATTTTGAGTGCGTGAAGAGCATCATTCAAAGGGAGCGAGTGGATGGCATTATCGTGCATTTTGGGGGACAAACCCCTTTAAAACTCGCTAAAGATCTAGCTAAAATGCAAGCCCCCATTATTGGCACGCCTTTTAAGGTGATTGATATTGCAGAAGATAGGGAAAAATTTTCCCTCTTTTTAAAAGAGCTTGACATCAAGCAGCCCAAAAACGGCATGGCTAAAAGCGTTGATGAAGCCTATAGCATCGCTAATGTGATTGGTTTCCCTATTATCGTGCGCCCTAGTTATGTGCTAGGCGGCCAACACATGCAAATTTTAGAAAATATTGAAGAACTGCACCATTATTTAGAAAGCGTTACGCATGCTTTAGAGGTTAGCCCTAAAAATCCGCTCCTCATTGATAAGTTTTTAGAAAAAGCGGTGGAATTAGATGTGGATGCTATTTGCGATAAAAAAGAGGTCTATATTGCCGGCATTTTACAGCACATTGAAGAAGCCGGAATCCATTCAGGCGATTCGGCATGCTTTATCCCTTCCACTCTAAGCCCTGAAATTTTAGATGAAATTGAGCGAGTGAGCGCGAAAATCGCTCTGCATTTAGGCGTGGTAGGGCTATTGAATATCCAATTTGCTGTTTATGAAAATTCGCTGTATTTGATTGAAGTCAATCCCAGAGCCAGCAGAACCGTGCCTTTTTTAAGCAAGGCTTTAGGCGTTCCTTTAGCCAAAGTTGCGACTAGGGTTATGGTGTTAGAAGATTTGAAAGAAGCCTTGAAGTTTTATGATAAAAAAAATATCGTAGAATATTCTAAAGGCGTTTATAAGCCTAAAATGCCCCATTTTGTGGCTTTAAAAGAAGCGGTTTTCCCTTTTAATAAACTTTATGGATCGGATTTGATTTTAGGGCCTGAGATGAAAAGCACCGGCGAAGTGATGGGGATTGCTAGATCTTTAGGGTTGGCTTTTTTCAAGGCTCAAACGGCTTGCTTTAACCCCATTAAAAACAAGGGGCTTATTTTTGTCTCTATTAAAGATAAGGATAAAGAAGAAGCATGCGTTTTAATGAAGCGATTGGTTCAGTTAGGCTTTGAATTGTGCGCTACAGAAGGCACGCATAAAGCTTTGGAAAAAGCTGGGGTAAAGTCTTTAAAAGTGCTTAAAATTTCCGAAGGCCGCCCCAATATCATGGATTTAATGATGAATGGGGAAATCAGCATGGCTATCAACACCAGCGATCACAAATCTCAAGATGACGCCAAACTCATTCGCGCTTCTGTGCTTAAAAACCATGTGAGTTATTTCACGACTTTAAGCGCGATAGAAGTCTTACTTTTAGCGTTAGAAGAAAGCTCTCAAAAAGACGAGTTATTAGCCTTACAAGATTATTTGAAGTAA
- a CDS encoding TonB-dependent receptor → MNDKRFRKYWSFSIFLSLLGTFELEAKEEEKEEKKTERKKDKEKNAQHTLGKVTTQAAKIFNYNNQTTISSKELERRQANQISDMFRRNPNINVGGGAVIAQKIYVRGIEDRLARVTVDGAAQMGASYGHQGNTIIDPGMLKSVVVTKGAAQASAGPMALIGAIRMETRSASDFIPKGKNYAMSGAATFLTNFGDRETVMGAYRNNHFDILLYYTHQNIFYYRDGDNAMKNLFDPKTDNKVTGSPSEQNNVMAKINGYLSERDTLTLSYNMTRDNANRPLRANFTGTFLPYSCGDFNAFPNEKNPSDCLFENDASLFKTYSVNLVHNVSLNYEREGGSRFGDPKLKINGYTSIRNVQIDPLFRPNDIAAIIPFTPNPELGEENECVVQGGIYDTTKQTCSITFKSLGGGSVVANKNLFIINSGFNANVIHTIDHKNDNLFEYGLNYQNLTTFDKAIPNSELVKPGDAPDACLRVRGPNDPNMNGRCQRNGATANVVGVYAQANYTLHPMVTLGAGTRYDVYTLVDKDWQLHITQGFSPSAALNVSPLENLNFRLSYAYVTRGPMPGGLVWMRQDNLRYNRNLKPEIGQNVEFNTEYSSKYFDFRAAGFVQLISNYINQFSSTLFVTNLPAQDIIYVPGYEVSGTAKYKGFSLGLSVARSWPSLKGRLIADVYELAATTGNVFILTASYTIPRTGLSITWLSRFVTDLSYCSYSPYRNGPTDIDRRPSDCPKTPGIFHVHKPGYGVSSFFITYKPTYKKLKGLSLNAVFNNVFNQQYIDQASPVMSPDEPNQDKYARGMAEPGFNARFEISYKF, encoded by the coding sequence ATGAATGACAAGCGTTTTAGAAAATATTGGAGTTTTTCTATTTTTTTGTCCTTATTAGGAACGTTTGAATTAGAGGCTAAAGAAGAAGAAAAAGAAGAAAAAAAGACAGAAAGGAAAAAAGATAAAGAAAAGAACGCCCAACACACTCTGGGTAAGGTTACCACTCAAGCGGCTAAAATCTTTAATTACAACAACCAGACAACCATTTCAAGTAAGGAATTAGAAAGAAGGCAAGCCAACCAAATCAGCGACATGTTCAGAAGAAACCCTAATATCAATGTGGGCGGTGGCGCGGTTATAGCGCAAAAAATTTATGTGCGCGGTATTGAAGACAGATTGGCTAGGGTTACGGTGGATGGCGCAGCGCAAATGGGCGCAAGCTATGGGCATCAAGGCAATACGATTATTGACCCTGGAATGCTCAAAAGCGTGGTGGTTACTAAGGGGGCGGCTCAAGCGAGCGCGGGGCCTATGGCTTTGATTGGCGCAATTAGAATGGAAACTAGAAGCGCGAGCGATTTTATCCCTAAAGGTAAAAACTACGCCATGAGTGGGGCTGCCACTTTTTTGACCAACTTTGGGGATCGAGAAACCGTGATGGGCGCTTATCGTAACAATCATTTTGATATTCTTTTGTATTACACGCATCAAAATATTTTCTATTATCGTGATGGGGATAATGCGATGAAAAATCTTTTTGATCCTAAAACGGATAATAAAGTTACAGGAAGTCCTAGCGAGCAAAACAATGTGATGGCTAAGATCAATGGTTATTTGAGCGAAAGGGATACCTTAACGCTCAGTTATAACATGACCAGAGATAACGCTAATCGCCCTTTAAGAGCGAATTTTACAGGCACTTTTTTACCCTATTCTTGCGGTGATTTTAACGCTTTCCCTAACGAGAAAAACCCTAGCGATTGCTTGTTTGAAAATGACGCTAGTTTGTTTAAAACTTATAGCGTCAATTTGGTGCATAATGTGAGTTTGAATTATGAAAGAGAAGGGGGGAGTCGTTTTGGTGATCCTAAATTAAAAATCAATGGTTATACAAGCATTAGGAATGTCCAAATTGATCCGCTTTTTAGGCCTAACGATATAGCGGCTATCATTCCTTTCACCCCAAACCCAGAACTTGGCGAAGAAAATGAATGCGTGGTGCAAGGGGGTATTTATGACACTACTAAACAAACTTGCTCCATCACTTTTAAAAGCCTTGGAGGAGGTTCTGTGGTGGCTAATAAAAATTTATTCATCATCAATTCCGGGTTTAATGCGAATGTGATCCACACCATAGATCATAAGAATGACAATCTTTTTGAATACGGGTTGAATTACCAAAACTTAACCACTTTTGATAAAGCGATCCCTAATAGCGAATTAGTCAAACCCGGCGATGCCCCTGATGCATGCTTAAGGGTTAGAGGCCCTAATGATCCTAACATGAACGGGCGTTGCCAACGAAATGGCGCTACGGCGAATGTGGTTGGGGTGTATGCGCAAGCGAATTACACCTTGCACCCTATGGTAACTTTAGGAGCAGGGACTCGTTATGATGTCTATACTTTAGTGGATAAAGACTGGCAATTGCACATAACCCAAGGGTTTAGCCCTAGCGCGGCTTTAAATGTCTCGCCTTTAGAAAATTTGAATTTCAGGCTTTCTTATGCGTATGTAACCAGAGGTCCTATGCCTGGAGGTTTGGTGTGGATGCGTCAAGATAATTTGCGCTACAACCGCAATTTAAAGCCAGAAATTGGGCAAAATGTGGAATTTAACACCGAATACAGCAGTAAGTATTTTGATTTCAGAGCTGCCGGTTTTGTCCAATTGATTTCTAATTACATCAATCAATTTTCTTCAACGCTTTTTGTCACCAACTTGCCCGCGCAAGATATTATTTATGTGCCGGGTTATGAAGTTTCAGGGACGGCTAAATACAAGGGTTTTTCTTTAGGCTTGAGCGTGGCGCGATCATGGCCTTCTTTAAAGGGGCGTTTGATCGCTGATGTGTATGAATTGGCGGCTACAACCGGCAATGTGTTTATTTTAACGGCAAGTTATACGATCCCACGCACCGGCCTTAGCATCACTTGGCTTTCACGATTCGTTACGGATTTGAGTTATTGCTCTTATAGCCCTTATCGTAACGGCCCTACGGATATTGACAGACGGCCTAGCGATTGCCCTAAAACGCCCGGGATTTTTCATGTGCATAAACCGGGTTATGGGGTGAGCAGTTTCTTTATCACTTACAAGCCTACTTATAAAAAACTCAAAGGGTTGAGCCTGAACGCTGTGTTTAACAATGTTTTTAACCAACAATATATTGATCAAGCAAGCCCGGTGATGAGTCCTGATGAGCCTAATCAAGACAAATATGCAAGGGGCATGGCAGAGCCTGGCTTTAACGCTAGGTTTGAAATTTCTTATAAGTTTTAA
- a CDS encoding Sua5 YciO YrdC YwlC family protein, with protein sequence MALVYLAQSDTTIGLLSKDSEKLNALKGRPKNQSVLIESADFTTLKSLVRAPNAFKNLIRRSAKTTFIYPNSKAVRVVRGRHGDFLKRFKTLYSTSANLTQCAYDEEIASKLADVIVSDERGLFESSSSKIFRLYKDKKVRVR encoded by the coding sequence ATGGCGCTAGTGTATTTAGCTCAAAGCGATACCACTATAGGACTGCTTTCTAAAGACAGCGAAAAACTCAACGCCTTAAAAGGCCGCCCTAAAAATCAAAGCGTTTTAATAGAAAGCGCTGATTTTACCACCTTAAAAAGCCTGGTGCGCGCACCCAACGCTTTTAAAAACCTCATCAGAAGAAGCGCTAAAACCACTTTTATTTATCCTAACTCTAAGGCCGTTCGTGTGGTTAGGGGCAGGCATGGGGATTTTTTAAAGCGTTTTAAAACGCTCTATAGCACCTCAGCCAACCTCACCCAATGCGCCTATGATGAAGAGATCGCTTCCAAGCTCGCTGATGTGATTGTGAGCGATGAAAGGGGTTTGTTTGAAAGCTCTAGCTCTAAAATATTCAGGCTCTATAAAGATAAAAAAGTGAGGGTGAGGTAG
- a CDS encoding Bax inhibitor-1/YccA family protein — protein MALYDRANSRNAYAEDSLLHESELVGFVKTTYKFFAGSLLLATIGALLGLMNFQAVVQYKWVFFIAEIAAFFGLMFSKSKPGLNLFMLFAFTSLSGVTLVPLLGMVIAKAGLGAIWQALGMTTIVFGLMSVYALKTKNDLANMGKMLFIALIVVVVCSLINLFLGSPMFQVVIAGASAILFSLYIAYDTQNIVKGMYDSPIDAAVSLYLDFLNVFISILQIIGIFSDRDK, from the coding sequence ATGGCATTGTATGACAGAGCGAATTCTCGTAACGCGTATGCAGAAGATTCTTTATTGCATGAAAGCGAGCTGGTGGGTTTTGTTAAAACGACTTACAAGTTCTTTGCGGGCAGTTTGTTATTAGCGACTATCGGGGCGTTACTAGGTTTAATGAACTTTCAAGCCGTAGTGCAGTATAAATGGGTGTTTTTTATCGCTGAAATTGCGGCGTTTTTTGGTTTGATGTTTTCTAAATCTAAACCCGGATTGAATTTATTCATGCTGTTTGCTTTCACTTCATTATCAGGGGTTACTTTGGTGCCTTTGTTGGGTATGGTGATTGCAAAAGCTGGTTTAGGAGCGATTTGGCAAGCTTTGGGCATGACGACTATTGTTTTTGGTTTGATGAGCGTGTATGCCCTTAAAACTAAAAACGATCTAGCGAACATGGGTAAAATGCTCTTTATCGCTTTGATTGTGGTGGTGGTGTGTTCGCTCATTAACTTGTTTTTGGGTAGCCCCATGTTCCAAGTCGTCATTGCGGGAGCGAGTGCGATTTTATTCAGTCTTTATATCGCTTATGACACCCAAAACATCGTTAAAGGCATGTATGATAGCCCCATTGATGCGGCGGTGAGCTTGTATTTAGACTTTTTGAATGTCTTCATTTCTATCTTGCAAATCATTGGTATTTTTTCAGACAGAGACAAGTAG
- the hofG gene encoding outer membrane beta-barrel protein HofG, whose amino-acid sequence MRQEKYFLTSSLSLLSFLLCPVEAFDYRFSGRVENFSKIGFNNSQINTKKGIYPTESFIDIVTLAQVKVNLLPKGTENHRLSVSLGGAIAAIPYDKTKYDINQANGKVFGSIVENFIGGYHGYFFNKYLGPAYAGTSQSASYHARPYVVDTAFLRYDYKDVFGFKAGRYEANIDFMSGSNQGWEVYYQPYKTETQRLRFWWWSSFGRGLAFNSWIYEFFATVPYLKKGGNPSNSNDFINYGWHGITTTYSYKGLDAQFFYYFAPKTYNAPGFKLVYDTNRNFENVGFRSQSMIMTTFPLYYRGWYNPETNTYSLEDSTPHGSLLGRNGVTLNIRQVFWWDNFNWSIGFYNTFGNSDAFLGSHTMPRGNNTSYIGSEISVTTRHAGMIGYDFWDNTAYDGLADAITNANTFTFYTSVGGIHKRFAWHVFGRVSHANKNALGQVGRANEYSLQFNASYAFTESVLLNFRITYYGARINKGYQAGYFGAPKFNNPDGDFSANYQDRSYMMTNLTLKF is encoded by the coding sequence GTGAGGCAAGAAAAGTATTTTTTGACTTCTTCTTTATCGCTTTTATCGTTTTTATTATGTCCTGTAGAAGCTTTTGATTATCGCTTTAGTGGTCGTGTGGAGAACTTTTCTAAGATTGGTTTTAACAATTCTCAAATCAATACTAAAAAAGGGATTTATCCTACTGAAAGTTTTATAGATATTGTAACTTTAGCGCAAGTCAAAGTCAATTTACTCCCTAAAGGCACTGAAAACCACAGGCTCTCTGTCTCTTTGGGTGGGGCGATTGCAGCCATTCCTTATGATAAGACTAAGTATGATATTAACCAGGCTAATGGGAAGGTTTTTGGCTCAATTGTGGAGAATTTCATTGGGGGCTATCATGGATACTTTTTCAATAAGTATCTTGGCCCTGCTTATGCGGGGACTTCTCAATCAGCGAGCTATCATGCAAGGCCTTATGTGGTGGATACCGCTTTTTTACGATACGATTACAAAGATGTTTTTGGGTTTAAGGCGGGGCGTTATGAGGCGAATATTGATTTCATGAGCGGTTCGAATCAAGGGTGGGAAGTGTATTATCAGCCCTATAAGACTGAGACGCAAAGGTTAAGATTTTGGTGGTGGAGCTCTTTTGGGAGAGGTTTAGCGTTTAACTCTTGGATTTATGAGTTTTTTGCGACAGTGCCTTATTTGAAAAAGGGAGGCAACCCTAGTAACAGCAACGATTTCATCAATTACGGCTGGCATGGGATCACCACGACTTATTCTTATAAAGGCTTAGACGCTCAATTTTTTTATTATTTTGCACCTAAGACTTATAACGCTCCCGGTTTTAAACTAGTCTATGACACGAATAGGAATTTTGAAAACGTAGGCTTTCGCTCTCAAAGCATGATCATGACAACTTTCCCTTTATATTATAGGGGGTGGTATAACCCAGAGACAAACACTTATAGCTTAGAAGACAGCACGCCTCATGGCTCGTTGTTAGGGAGGAATGGCGTTACTTTAAATATCCGCCAGGTTTTTTGGTGGGATAATTTCAACTGGTCCATTGGCTTTTATAACACCTTTGGCAATTCGGACGCTTTTTTAGGCTCTCACACGATGCCAAGGGGTAATAACACTTCCTATATCGGTAGTGAAATCTCAGTAACGACCAGGCATGCCGGAATGATTGGCTATGATTTTTGGGATAATACGGCTTATGATGGGCTGGCTGATGCGATCACTAACGCTAACACTTTCACTTTTTACACTTCTGTTGGAGGGATCCATAAGCGTTTTGCATGGCATGTTTTTGGGCGCGTCTCTCATGCGAATAAAAACGCACTAGGGCAAGTGGGGAGGGCTAATGAATATTCCTTGCAATTCAATGCGAGCTATGCGTTCACTGAATCGGTTCTTCTTAACTTTAGGATCACTTATTATGGGGCTAGGATCAATAAAGGCTATCAAGCAGGGTATTTTGGAGCGCCCAAGTTCAATAACCCTGATGGCGATTTTAGTGCTAATTACCAAGACAGAAGTTACATGATGACCAACCTCACGCTGAAGTTTTGA
- the gap gene encoding type I glyceraldehyde-3-phosphate dehydrogenase has product MKIFINGFGRIGRCVLRAILERSDNPHLEVIGINDPANWEILAYLLEHDSVHGLLNKEARYSNGRLIIGSLEIPVFNSIKDLKGVDVIIECSGKFLEPKTLENYLLLGAKKVLLSAPFIGEYDEKQYPTLVYGVNHFLYQNQAIVSNASCTTNAIAPICAILDKAFGIKEGMLTTIHSYTSDQKLIDLAHPLDKRRSRAAASNIIPTTTKAALALHKVLPNLKNKMHGHSVRVPSLDVSMIDLSLFLEKKVFKDPINDLLMEASKGVLKGVLEIDLKERVSSDFISNPNSVIIAPDLTFTLENMVKIMGWYDNEWGYSNRLVDMAQFMYHY; this is encoded by the coding sequence ATGAAAATTTTTATCAATGGATTTGGCCGCATTGGGAGATGCGTTTTAAGAGCGATTTTAGAGCGTAGCGATAACCCTCACTTAGAAGTGATAGGCATCAATGACCCTGCTAATTGGGAAATCCTCGCTTATCTTTTAGAGCATGATAGCGTGCATGGGCTGCTCAATAAAGAGGCGCGTTATTCTAATGGTAGGCTTATTATCGGCTCGTTAGAAATCCCTGTTTTTAATAGCATCAAAGACTTGAAAGGCGTGGATGTTATCATAGAGTGTTCAGGGAAGTTTTTAGAGCCTAAAACGCTGGAAAATTACCTTTTGCTTGGGGCTAAAAAGGTTCTGTTATCCGCTCCCTTTATAGGCGAATACGATGAAAAACAATACCCTACTTTGGTGTATGGGGTCAATCATTTTCTCTATCAAAACCAGGCCATTGTTTCTAACGCCTCTTGCACGACTAACGCTATCGCGCCCATTTGCGCGATTTTAGATAAAGCTTTTGGCATTAAAGAAGGCATGCTAACGACCATTCATAGCTACACGAGCGATCAAAAACTCATTGATTTAGCCCACCCTTTGGATAAACGGCGTTCAAGAGCAGCCGCAAGCAACATTATCCCTACCACCACTAAAGCCGCTCTAGCCTTGCATAAAGTGTTACCCAATCTCAAAAATAAAATGCATGGGCATAGCGTGAGGGTGCCTAGCCTTGATGTGTCCATGATAGATTTGAGTTTGTTTTTAGAAAAAAAGGTCTTTAAAGATCCGATCAATGATTTATTGATGGAAGCTTCTAAAGGGGTTTTAAAAGGCGTGTTAGAGATAGATTTAAAAGAAAGGGTGAGTTCTGATTTCATTTCTAACCCTAATAGCGTTATCATCGCGCCTGATTTGACTTTCACGCTAGAGAATATGGTCAAAATCATGGGGTGGTATGATAATGAATGGGGGTATTCTAATCGTTTGGTGGATATGGCGCAGTTTATGTATCATTATTAA